The Mycobacterium paragordonae genome includes a region encoding these proteins:
- the meaB gene encoding methylmalonyl Co-A mutase-associated GTPase MeaB encodes MSVEELAEAIRSGDRAALPRAITMLESTRADHRERSQRLLLALLPDAGNAHRVGITGVPGVGKSTTIEALGMHLIEQGHKVAVLAVDPSSTRTGGSILGDKTRMARLSTHPDAYIRPSPTSGTLGGVAKATRETVVLLEAAGFDVILIETVGVGQSEVAVANMVDTFVLLTLARAGDQLQGIKKGVLELADIVVVNKADGEHLREARLAARELAGAIRLIHPRESLWRPPVLTMSAVEGTGLAELWETIQKHRQVLTDAGQFEARRREQQVDWTWQMVRDTVLDRVMSNPEVRKIRRDVERQVRDGELTPALAAQQILEIATT; translated from the coding sequence ATGAGCGTCGAGGAACTGGCCGAGGCGATCCGCAGCGGCGACCGCGCGGCGCTGCCGCGCGCCATCACCATGCTCGAGTCCACCCGCGCCGACCATCGCGAGCGGTCCCAGCGGTTGCTGCTGGCCCTGCTCCCGGATGCCGGCAACGCTCACCGGGTAGGCATCACCGGGGTGCCGGGAGTGGGCAAGTCCACCACCATCGAAGCCCTGGGCATGCACCTGATCGAGCAGGGCCACAAGGTGGCGGTGCTGGCCGTCGACCCGTCGTCGACGCGCACCGGGGGGTCGATTCTCGGCGACAAGACCCGGATGGCGCGCCTGTCGACGCACCCTGACGCCTACATCCGGCCGTCTCCGACGTCCGGAACCCTGGGCGGGGTAGCAAAGGCCACCCGGGAAACCGTTGTCCTGTTGGAGGCGGCGGGTTTTGACGTGATACTGATCGAAACCGTCGGTGTCGGACAGTCCGAGGTGGCGGTGGCGAACATGGTCGACACGTTCGTGCTGCTCACCCTGGCGCGCGCCGGGGATCAGTTGCAGGGCATCAAGAAAGGCGTGCTGGAGCTCGCCGACATCGTGGTGGTGAACAAGGCCGACGGCGAGCATCTGCGGGAGGCGCGGCTGGCGGCCCGGGAACTCGCCGGTGCGATCCGGTTGATCCATCCTCGCGAATCGCTTTGGCGGCCACCGGTTCTCACGATGAGCGCAGTCGAAGGCACCGGTCTGGCCGAGCTGTGGGAGACCATTCAGAAGCACCGCCAAGTGCTCACCGACGCCGGCCAGTTCGAGGCACGACGACGGGAGCAGCAGGTCGACTGGACCTGGCAGATGGTCCGCGACACGGTGCTGGACCGGGTGATGTCCAATCCCGAGGTCCGCAAGATCCGCCGGGATGTGGAACGTCAGGTGCGTGACGGCGAGCTGACGCCGGCCTTAGCCGCCCAGCAAATACTTGAGATCGCAACGACCTAA
- a CDS encoding serine hydrolase domain-containing protein, giving the protein MTVDIGVDRRAVPSHDAPDAGHGVFGAADSHFGCVVRAFSTMFPGHRFGGGALAVYLDGQPVVDVWKGWADRDGKVPWSADSAPMVFSATKGMAATVIHRLADRGLIDYDAPVAEYWHSFGANGKADMTVREVMKHTAGLSGLRGATQEELLDHVLMEERLAAASPGRLLGKPAYHALTFGWLMSGLARAVTGKDMRVLFREELAEPLGTDGFHLGRPPAGSPTRAAEIIMPQDIAANRLVTCAVQRVANSFSGGYRSMYFPGVIAAVQGNMAMLDAEMPAANGVVTARALARMYGAIANGGEVDGTQFLSRRLVAGLTGEKVVQRDRNIFVPMAFHLGYHSLPIGNVMPGFGHVGLGGSVGWNDPETGVAFSVVHNRLLTPFVATDHAAFVALYKMIRDAAGKARKRGYRPVHGLGAPYTEPGQVAG; this is encoded by the coding sequence GTGACGGTAGACATCGGAGTCGATCGCCGCGCTGTTCCCTCTCACGATGCCCCTGACGCAGGGCATGGTGTGTTCGGTGCCGCGGACTCCCACTTTGGTTGCGTCGTTCGTGCATTCTCGACCATGTTCCCTGGTCACCGCTTCGGCGGCGGGGCGCTGGCGGTCTATCTCGACGGGCAGCCCGTCGTCGACGTGTGGAAGGGCTGGGCCGACCGCGACGGCAAGGTGCCGTGGTCGGCAGACTCCGCGCCGATGGTCTTCTCGGCCACCAAAGGCATGGCCGCCACGGTGATTCACCGCCTGGCCGACCGCGGGCTGATCGACTACGACGCACCGGTCGCCGAGTACTGGCACTCCTTCGGCGCCAACGGCAAGGCGGACATGACCGTTCGCGAGGTCATGAAGCACACCGCCGGACTGTCCGGGCTGCGCGGAGCCACGCAGGAAGAGTTGCTGGACCACGTCCTGATGGAAGAGCGGCTGGCCGCGGCTTCTCCGGGACGGCTGCTGGGCAAACCGGCCTATCACGCACTGACATTCGGGTGGTTGATGTCCGGCCTGGCCCGCGCGGTCACCGGAAAGGACATGCGCGTCCTGTTCCGGGAGGAACTGGCCGAGCCGCTGGGCACCGACGGCTTCCACCTGGGCCGCCCGCCCGCCGGCTCGCCGACCCGCGCGGCGGAGATCATCATGCCGCAGGACATCGCGGCCAACCGGCTGGTGACCTGTGCGGTGCAAAGGGTGGCCAACTCATTCTCCGGTGGGTACCGCTCGATGTACTTCCCGGGCGTCATCGCTGCAGTGCAGGGCAACATGGCCATGCTGGACGCGGAGATGCCCGCGGCCAACGGGGTCGTCACGGCCCGCGCGCTGGCGCGCATGTACGGGGCGATCGCCAACGGCGGAGAGGTCGACGGCACGCAATTCCTGTCGCGGCGGCTGGTAGCCGGGCTGACCGGAGAGAAGGTGGTGCAGCGGGACCGCAACATCTTCGTCCCGATGGCCTTCCACCTGGGCTACCACAGCCTGCCGATCGGCAACGTCATGCCCGGATTCGGTCACGTGGGGTTGGGCGGCTCGGTCGGATGGAACGACCCGGAAACCGGGGTGGCCTTCTCCGTCGTGCACAACCGGTTGCTGACACCGTTCGTGGCGACCGACCACGCCGCGTTCGTCGCGCTCTACAAGATGATCCGGGACGCCGCAGGCAAGGCCCGCAAGCGCGGGTACCGGCCGGTGCACGGGCTGGGCGCGCCATACACGGAGCCGGGTCAGGTCGCGGGCTGA
- a CDS encoding acyltransferase family protein, translating to MKLAQAFNPRQNALNALRLGLALSVIVWHSFPLSGHHLPSAAFQQFLGSVGVDGFFAISGFLITASWLRHPQLRDYSLARGLRILPGFYACLILTAFVIAPVGVAMQGGSASKLLLSSGPIQYVVRNAAVTMAQFDVGGTPHGLPAPGWNGSLWTLGYELYCYIGVACFGVVGLLGRRWLLPFLAMLAWLLLLVSTVLAASSGGREPARLALMFLAGALIHHWRHVIPARWSLVAISVIIAIAASWLPDYRLVAAFPLAYAVIVSGSLIYDERFQLTTDLSYGVYIYAFPIQQLLIIAGAGTLNPLVFAVIATILTLPMAALSWILIEKPAMTLKTRMLHRWSKNRAKGDLKITAAAG from the coding sequence ATGAAGCTCGCGCAGGCCTTCAACCCTCGGCAAAACGCATTGAACGCGCTGCGCTTAGGGCTGGCTCTCTCGGTGATCGTTTGGCACTCGTTTCCCCTGTCCGGCCACCACCTACCGTCAGCGGCCTTTCAACAATTCCTGGGATCGGTGGGAGTTGACGGGTTTTTCGCCATTTCGGGGTTCCTGATCACTGCGAGCTGGCTCCGCCACCCACAACTTCGTGACTACTCGCTGGCGCGTGGCTTGCGCATCCTGCCTGGTTTTTATGCGTGCCTGATTCTTACCGCGTTCGTGATCGCGCCTGTCGGGGTGGCGATGCAGGGCGGCTCAGCAAGCAAACTCCTACTGTCCAGCGGCCCGATCCAGTACGTCGTACGGAACGCAGCGGTGACGATGGCGCAGTTCGACGTCGGCGGAACGCCGCACGGGCTGCCAGCACCCGGATGGAACGGGTCGCTGTGGACTCTGGGGTACGAGTTGTACTGCTATATCGGTGTTGCGTGTTTCGGTGTAGTGGGACTACTCGGTCGTCGCTGGCTTCTGCCGTTCCTCGCGATGCTGGCATGGTTGTTGCTGCTGGTGTCGACCGTGCTGGCGGCGTCGTCGGGGGGAAGGGAACCGGCACGCCTGGCGCTGATGTTCCTGGCAGGAGCGCTCATTCACCATTGGCGGCACGTCATTCCCGCCCGATGGTCGCTGGTCGCAATTAGCGTGATCATCGCCATTGCCGCGTCATGGCTGCCGGATTACCGGCTAGTCGCAGCTTTCCCGCTCGCCTATGCCGTGATCGTTTCGGGTTCGCTGATCTACGACGAGCGCTTCCAGCTCACCACGGACCTGTCCTATGGCGTGTACATCTATGCTTTTCCGATCCAGCAACTGCTGATCATTGCGGGAGCAGGCACGTTGAATCCACTGGTGTTCGCGGTGATCGCGACGATCTTGACCCTTCCAATGGCCGCATTGAGCTGGATTCTGATCGAAAAGCCGGCGATGACGCTCAAAACGCGCATGCTGCACAGATGGTCGAAGAATCGGGCCAAAGGCGATCTGAAGATAACCGCCGCCGCTGGGTAA
- a CDS encoding dodecin yields the protein MSNHTYRVIEIVGISPDGIDAAIQSGLTRAKQTMRNLDWFEVESVRGHLVDGDVAHYQVTMKVGFRLEDSSS from the coding sequence ATGAGTAACCACACCTACCGGGTCATTGAGATCGTTGGTATCTCACCCGACGGGATAGACGCAGCCATCCAAAGCGGTCTCACCCGAGCGAAGCAGACCATGCGCAACCTGGACTGGTTCGAGGTGGAGTCCGTTCGTGGTCACCTGGTAGACGGAGACGTGGCCCACTATCAGGTGACCATGAAAGTCGGCTTTCGATTGGAAGATTCGTCGTCCTAG
- a CDS encoding IS256 family transposase, whose product MTTAHDIDLPAVLAERLTTCHPDVLRELLATFIHALMGAEADAVCGADYGQRSSERVNQRNGYRHRQFDTRAGTLELAIPKLRQGSYFPDWLLERRKRAERALTTVVATCYLLGVSTRRMDKLVETLGITSLSKSQVSVMAKELDAAVEAFRTRPLDAGPYTFMAADALVLKVREGGRVVNVHALIAVAVNADGYREILGIDVTTAEDGAGWLTFLRSLTARGLSGVRLVTSDAHAGLVNAIGATLPGAAWQRCRTHYTTNLMAVTPKASWPWVKTLLHSVFDQPDAESVAAQYDRIIDALEDKLPKTAEHLEAARAELLAFTAFPKQIWRQIWSNNPQERLNKEIRRRTDVVGIFPDRNALIRLVGAVLAEQHDEWAESRRYLGLDVLSKSRTVNDTPTEQEDTPAALTA is encoded by the coding sequence ATGACCACTGCCCACGATATCGACCTGCCGGCCGTGTTGGCCGAACGACTCACTACCTGCCACCCCGACGTGCTGCGCGAGTTGTTGGCCACCTTCATCCATGCCCTGATGGGGGCTGAAGCCGATGCGGTGTGCGGTGCCGACTATGGCCAGCGCAGCAGCGAGCGTGTCAATCAGCGCAACGGCTATCGGCACCGCCAGTTCGATACCCGCGCCGGCACATTGGAGCTGGCGATTCCCAAGCTGCGCCAAGGCTCGTACTTCCCGGACTGGCTGCTCGAACGGCGCAAACGTGCTGAGCGGGCCCTGACCACGGTGGTGGCCACCTGCTACTTGTTGGGCGTCTCGACGCGGCGGATGGACAAACTCGTTGAAACTCTGGGCATCACCAGCTTGTCTAAGTCCCAAGTCAGCGTGATGGCCAAAGAACTTGACGCCGCGGTCGAGGCGTTTCGTACCCGGCCGTTGGATGCCGGCCCCTACACGTTCATGGCTGCTGATGCCCTGGTCCTCAAGGTGCGCGAGGGCGGGCGGGTGGTCAACGTGCATGCCCTGATCGCCGTCGCAGTGAACGCCGATGGGTATCGGGAGATCCTGGGCATCGACGTCACCACCGCCGAGGACGGCGCCGGGTGGTTGACATTCCTGCGGTCGCTGACCGCTCGCGGCCTATCCGGTGTCCGACTGGTCACCTCCGATGCCCACGCCGGGCTCGTCAATGCCATCGGCGCCACGCTGCCCGGTGCGGCATGGCAACGCTGCAGAACGCACTACACGACGAATCTGATGGCTGTCACACCGAAGGCGTCGTGGCCGTGGGTCAAGACCCTGCTGCATTCGGTATTCGATCAACCAGATGCCGAATCCGTTGCTGCACAATATGACCGCATCATCGACGCGTTGGAGGACAAGCTACCTAAAACGGCTGAACACTTAGAGGCAGCCCGAGCCGAACTACTAGCGTTCACCGCGTTCCCCAAACAGATCTGGCGCCAGATCTGGTCGAACAACCCCCAGGAGCGGCTCAACAAGGAGATCCGCCGGCGCACCGACGTCGTCGGCATCTTCCCTGACCGCAACGCCCTGATCCGCCTCGTCGGAGCCGTGCTGGCCGAACAACACGACGAATGGGCCGAATCCCGGCGCTACCTCGGCCTTGACGTCCTGAGCAAATCACGCACCGTCAACGACACCCCGACCGAACAGGAGGACACCCCCGCGGCACTGACCGCCTGA
- a CDS encoding GtrA family protein — translation MDDYVTASVLAASIATVPNFLANRCLVWRVASRDQVHRQAVVFWLAVMAGVTLATVFTYFVEKHVDGQVTLVRGAAVLSAQLLGFGLVWIGRFVMLDRWLFKHATQRLARDPTLPSELPT, via the coding sequence ATCGACGACTACGTCACCGCTTCAGTCCTTGCAGCTTCGATCGCTACGGTGCCAAACTTCCTGGCCAACAGGTGCCTGGTGTGGCGTGTCGCGTCGCGTGATCAGGTGCATCGCCAGGCAGTGGTGTTCTGGCTTGCCGTCATGGCGGGCGTGACCCTGGCTACAGTCTTCACCTACTTCGTGGAGAAGCACGTCGACGGGCAAGTGACACTGGTGCGCGGCGCTGCGGTTCTGTCAGCGCAACTCCTCGGCTTTGGTTTGGTTTGGATCGGTCGCTTCGTCATGCTTGACCGGTGGCTTTTCAAGCACGCGACTCAGAGACTCGCGCGGGACCCCACTCTCCCTAGCGAACTGCCGACTTGA
- a CDS encoding acyltransferase family protein: protein MSGSRRLDIQGLRAVAVLLAMAFHAGLPLPGGFVGVDVFFVISGFVITGMIQRERSATKGFRFRSFYLRRCKRLAPALALVIAVTMVLTTCLLSPFNTQQIAAKTGVGAMLLVANLVIAVNTGNYFAAPAESNPLLHTWSLSVEEQFYLVFPALLCVGWMISARLNRRIPWPALLICAASLASFGLTQSGSPGAWHADAMKFFGPLPRAWEFGAGALLALATVRWRLPQLRAAQALSWLGAGMLVASALLIDETVPFPGSWTLLPVGATVLLIAAGTSHSTAVSRALSTPFMVTLGDWSYSLYLWHWPLKVFAVQLWPGSRVVAVTAVALSVIPAAACYRWIEQPFRTLPQMTRLRTTALIAVVTLPSLLVASLTLVTANHYWLPRYKSGAMGVAHRGDVDWTDYFLNLKKTYYPCTDVQIREHALRWQGITRCRQSKPDSRIDVVLIGDSHAEHLFVGLAEAAPSKNIAYYVVAETPVRSDEDTNRIIDHVAADPAIATVVVSVNWASRGVPHDGLIATFNAFTATGKTVYTTDDVPTFPFDAVSCGYRIAPILPAARCSMDRKRFEAELDNYYQNLLDVAHSVPSVRLLDTARYFCDASLCRMNNGQDLLYRDKDHLNNVGSRFLARQLLADYADLRSELTAPPNVWRNEH from the coding sequence GTGAGCGGAAGCCGACGACTCGACATCCAAGGGCTCCGCGCTGTCGCGGTCTTGCTCGCCATGGCGTTCCATGCCGGGCTGCCATTACCGGGCGGATTTGTCGGCGTGGACGTCTTTTTCGTGATTTCCGGCTTCGTGATCACCGGCATGATCCAGCGGGAACGATCCGCGACGAAAGGCTTTCGCTTCCGCAGCTTCTACCTTCGCCGTTGCAAGCGTCTTGCCCCCGCGTTGGCGCTAGTGATTGCCGTGACGATGGTGCTGACGACTTGCCTGCTTTCACCCTTCAACACCCAACAGATCGCAGCAAAGACCGGCGTCGGCGCGATGTTACTCGTGGCGAATCTCGTTATTGCGGTGAACACCGGTAACTATTTCGCCGCTCCTGCGGAATCCAATCCGTTGTTGCACACCTGGTCCCTGTCGGTGGAGGAACAATTTTATCTCGTCTTTCCCGCGCTGCTGTGCGTCGGGTGGATGATTTCCGCACGACTCAATCGCCGAATACCGTGGCCGGCGTTACTGATCTGCGCTGCCTCCTTGGCATCGTTCGGTCTCACGCAATCGGGTTCACCAGGTGCGTGGCACGCGGACGCCATGAAATTCTTCGGCCCGCTGCCTCGGGCGTGGGAGTTTGGCGCCGGTGCGCTGCTGGCGCTGGCGACTGTCCGTTGGCGGTTGCCACAACTCCGCGCTGCCCAAGCACTTTCCTGGTTGGGCGCAGGAATGCTTGTGGCGTCCGCGTTGCTGATCGACGAAACTGTGCCATTCCCCGGCTCGTGGACTCTGCTTCCTGTGGGAGCAACGGTTTTGCTGATCGCGGCGGGCACCAGTCACAGCACGGCAGTGAGCCGGGCCTTGTCCACGCCGTTCATGGTCACTCTCGGGGATTGGTCCTACTCGCTATATCTCTGGCATTGGCCCCTCAAGGTATTCGCCGTCCAGCTGTGGCCGGGATCCCGAGTGGTCGCCGTCACCGCAGTAGCGCTGTCGGTCATCCCGGCTGCCGCCTGTTACCGATGGATAGAGCAGCCGTTTCGGACGCTGCCGCAGATGACTCGTTTGCGTACCACCGCGCTGATCGCCGTGGTCACGTTGCCCAGCTTGCTCGTCGCCTCGCTGACTTTGGTGACCGCGAACCATTATTGGTTGCCTCGCTACAAGTCGGGCGCCATGGGCGTAGCCCACCGAGGCGATGTTGACTGGACGGATTATTTCCTCAATCTGAAGAAGACTTACTACCCATGCACTGACGTGCAGATTCGAGAACATGCACTCAGATGGCAGGGCATCACCCGGTGTCGGCAGTCCAAACCTGACTCCCGCATCGATGTCGTCCTTATCGGGGACAGCCATGCCGAACACCTTTTCGTCGGACTAGCTGAGGCAGCACCGAGTAAGAACATCGCTTATTACGTTGTGGCGGAAACTCCCGTTCGCTCGGACGAAGACACCAATCGCATCATCGACCACGTAGCGGCCGACCCGGCAATCGCAACGGTGGTCGTTTCGGTCAACTGGGCCTCACGCGGAGTGCCCCACGACGGGCTGATCGCGACGTTCAACGCGTTCACCGCAACAGGAAAAACCGTTTACACCACGGACGACGTTCCCACGTTTCCGTTCGACGCCGTCTCATGCGGATATCGAATCGCCCCGATATTGCCGGCGGCGCGGTGCAGCATGGACCGAAAGCGGTTCGAAGCCGAACTCGACAATTACTACCAAAACCTGCTAGACGTGGCGCACAGCGTGCCGAGTGTCCGGCTACTCGACACGGCTCGATACTTCTGCGATGCGTCCCTGTGCCGCATGAACAACGGCCAGGATCTCCTGTATCGCGACAAGGACCACCTGAACAATGTTGGCAGCAGGTTTCTGGCACGGCAGCTGCTCGCCGACTACGCCGATCTTCGAAGTGAATTAACTGCTCCACCCAATGTCTGGCGGAATGAGCACTGA
- a CDS encoding TylF/MycF/NovP-related O-methyltransferase translates to MLWSGDGADVRSAYLDLIRRNLTRYGENELVPVKSRSMRRVLGVFNLMLVRNRPFDPRKRDLGQDWPLHAETMVGMRRLTSLQRCVETVLTDNIPGDLVECGVWRGGASILMRAVLRAYGDETRCVWLADSFQGVPRPDVANYRIDEGIRLDLAKDYLGVSQAEVAANFDRYGLLDDRVRFLPGWFKETLHDAPIDCISVLRLDGDLYESTIQALDALYPRLSPGGFCIIDDYHSIDACRQAVADYRARHGVSEEILEIDGSGVLWRRKG, encoded by the coding sequence ATGCTTTGGAGTGGCGACGGCGCGGACGTTCGTTCTGCATATCTGGACCTAATTCGCCGCAATCTGACCCGATACGGCGAAAACGAGTTGGTGCCCGTCAAGTCACGATCGATGCGCCGAGTGCTTGGCGTCTTCAACCTCATGCTGGTGCGTAATCGGCCCTTCGACCCCCGCAAGCGTGACCTTGGCCAGGACTGGCCCCTGCATGCCGAGACGATGGTTGGGATGCGACGGCTGACCAGCCTGCAGCGCTGCGTCGAGACAGTGCTGACCGACAATATCCCCGGCGACCTGGTCGAATGCGGGGTGTGGCGTGGCGGGGCGAGCATTTTGATGCGTGCGGTGCTGCGAGCGTATGGAGACGAGACACGTTGCGTGTGGCTCGCCGATTCGTTCCAGGGTGTGCCCCGTCCGGACGTGGCGAACTACCGGATCGACGAAGGAATCCGCCTGGACCTCGCCAAGGACTATCTGGGCGTATCGCAAGCCGAAGTCGCGGCCAACTTCGACCGCTACGGGTTGCTCGATGACCGCGTGCGCTTTCTTCCCGGCTGGTTCAAAGAAACGCTGCACGACGCCCCGATCGACTGCATCTCGGTGTTGCGGCTCGACGGCGATCTCTACGAGTCGACGATCCAGGCGCTCGACGCGCTGTACCCGCGGTTGTCACCCGGGGGGTTCTGCATCATCGACGACTATCACAGCATCGACGCGTGTCGGCAGGCGGTAGCGGATTACCGTGCAAGGCATGGCGTTTCGGAGGAGATCCTGGAGATCGATGGGTCTGGGGTGCTGTGGCGGCGGAAGGGGTGA
- the rfbG gene encoding CDP-glucose 4,6-dehydratase encodes MHYLITGHTGFKGPWLTLLLLSRGHKVSGLALDPPDGSLFGRIGLNELLIDDHRVDVRDPKATTVAIQATAPDVVVHMAAQSLVRESYRAPRFTFETNAMGTLNVLEAVAATPEVRAHLVVTTDKVYRNVNQEAGYIETDPLGGDDPYSASKAMADLLTQSWIRSFPGRPTAIARGGNVIGGGDVSRERLMPDLIRAYSSGHPPLLRFPRAVRPWQHVLDCLNGYLTITDALLAGSGMGQWNIGPGRDSFVEVGQVATLAADLWGEGAQWDKSPGDHPHEANLLALDATKAQSELGWRNRLDFRESVKWTIDWARRVYEGADPLTLTQDQIAAFEVLG; translated from the coding sequence GTGCACTACCTGATCACCGGGCATACCGGCTTCAAAGGGCCATGGTTGACATTGCTCCTGCTCAGCCGCGGACACAAAGTATCCGGGCTTGCCCTCGACCCGCCCGACGGCAGCCTCTTCGGTCGTATCGGGCTCAACGAGCTGCTAATTGATGACCACCGGGTAGACGTGCGTGACCCCAAAGCCACCACAGTGGCAATACAGGCGACGGCCCCTGACGTGGTGGTGCACATGGCTGCCCAATCGTTAGTCCGTGAGTCATACCGAGCGCCACGGTTCACCTTTGAGACCAACGCGATGGGCACCCTTAACGTGTTGGAGGCAGTCGCGGCCACCCCAGAGGTGCGCGCGCACCTTGTTGTCACCACCGATAAGGTCTACCGCAACGTCAATCAGGAAGCCGGTTACATCGAAACCGACCCGCTCGGCGGCGACGACCCCTACAGCGCATCCAAGGCGATGGCAGATCTGCTGACCCAATCTTGGATCCGTAGTTTCCCTGGCCGCCCCACGGCCATCGCCCGAGGGGGCAACGTGATCGGCGGTGGAGACGTCAGTCGTGAACGGCTGATGCCCGACTTGATACGCGCATACTCAAGCGGCCACCCACCGTTATTGCGGTTCCCCCGTGCTGTGCGCCCGTGGCAGCATGTGTTGGATTGCCTTAACGGCTACCTCACCATCACTGATGCCCTGCTGGCCGGCTCCGGCATGGGGCAGTGGAACATCGGGCCGGGCCGTGACAGCTTCGTCGAAGTCGGCCAGGTTGCGACATTGGCGGCCGACCTGTGGGGTGAAGGCGCCCAGTGGGACAAATCGCCCGGCGACCACCCCCACGAAGCAAACCTGTTGGCGCTCGATGCCACGAAGGCGCAGAGCGAGCTGGGCTGGCGCAACCGACTCGATTTCCGCGAATCCGTGAAGTGGACGATCGATTGGGCGCGGCGAGTCTACGAAGGCGCCGATCCGCTCACACTGACGCAAGATCAGATCGCTGCATTCGAAGTTCTGGGATAA
- a CDS encoding GMC oxidoreductase → MTDVLIIGSGPAAAGAALALSARDDIAVTVMDIGLRLDAENEQAVKRLASLQPADWERSLVQRVSAQPVSSGLKGLPEKRSYGSDYPFRNIGQLDGLTAERDATTSLISAAYGGFSNVWGSQLMPFTSSAFESWPINSDEMAGHYRAILNQIPFAAEVDDLAESFPLMHRANPLPPLSDRSRRVLDGYEKHRSAMNAKGVTMGKARLAFRARDCVRCGLCMTGCPYGLIYSASHTFDALQRSGRVALHHGLMALAISEQAEGVSVVARELTTGQTHHLKADRVYIACGALGTTRLVANSLNLFDVNLPMLESQQFILPMLSRKASIDPRHESHFTLNQFNMLISSDGDAADIAQLHFYTFNPAFVDNLPAFLRGDRMAKAQAQLLRRLSVALGYLPSWRSPRLQVRVRRGGGHRGLPDMHISRDSAPDGHGQMLRSVAARLSGSAPRLDLYPVLPMMRLAAGGKSYHIGGSFPHSAPSSGTMTSDRLGRVAPWQRVHLIDASVFPTVPAMTFTLTIMANAHRIACETMELAA, encoded by the coding sequence ATGACTGACGTGCTGATCATTGGCAGTGGACCCGCGGCTGCGGGCGCCGCCCTGGCGCTCAGCGCGCGCGACGACATCGCCGTCACGGTCATGGATATCGGGCTGCGTCTCGATGCGGAGAATGAACAAGCAGTCAAGCGGCTTGCCTCTTTGCAGCCAGCTGACTGGGAGCGTTCACTGGTGCAGCGCGTATCCGCTCAACCTGTCAGCTCCGGCCTTAAAGGACTGCCCGAAAAACGAAGCTACGGTTCAGATTACCCCTTCCGAAACATCGGTCAGCTTGATGGCCTCACTGCAGAGCGCGATGCCACGACATCGCTCATTTCGGCCGCATACGGAGGTTTCAGCAACGTGTGGGGATCCCAGTTGATGCCCTTCACGTCGTCAGCCTTCGAAAGCTGGCCCATCAACTCTGATGAGATGGCTGGTCACTACCGCGCGATTCTGAACCAGATCCCTTTCGCTGCAGAGGTCGATGACCTGGCAGAGAGCTTCCCGCTCATGCACCGCGCCAATCCGCTTCCACCGCTCTCCGACAGGAGTCGGCGGGTGCTCGATGGTTACGAGAAACACCGATCCGCGATGAATGCCAAGGGTGTCACGATGGGCAAAGCACGCCTGGCATTCCGCGCTCGCGACTGCGTCCGGTGTGGTCTCTGCATGACAGGATGCCCGTACGGGTTGATTTATTCAGCATCTCACACGTTCGACGCATTACAGCGCTCGGGAAGAGTCGCCCTGCATCACGGTCTTATGGCGCTAGCGATCTCCGAGCAGGCCGAGGGGGTCTCCGTCGTCGCGCGAGAACTGACCACAGGGCAAACCCACCACCTGAAGGCGGACCGAGTTTACATAGCGTGCGGAGCGTTGGGTACGACACGACTTGTGGCCAATTCGCTCAATCTATTCGACGTCAACCTGCCTATGCTCGAATCGCAGCAATTCATCTTGCCAATGCTTTCGCGAAAGGCCTCCATCGATCCTCGACACGAATCTCATTTCACGTTGAACCAGTTCAACATGCTGATATCCTCAGATGGAGATGCCGCCGACATTGCCCAGCTTCATTTCTACACTTTTAACCCAGCGTTCGTTGATAATCTGCCGGCATTCCTCCGTGGTGATCGAATGGCCAAGGCACAAGCGCAACTCCTTCGTCGGCTGAGTGTGGCGCTGGGATACCTGCCTTCGTGGCGGTCACCTCGTTTGCAGGTTCGGGTTCGGAGAGGTGGGGGACATCGGGGTCTACCGGATATGCACATCTCGCGAGACTCGGCTCCCGACGGACACGGTCAGATGCTGCGCTCAGTAGCGGCCCGACTGTCGGGCTCGGCGCCACGCCTCGACCTGTATCCGGTCCTTCCAATGATGCGGCTTGCCGCCGGCGGCAAGAGCTACCACATCGGGGGGAGTTTTCCCCACTCAGCTCCTAGCTCAGGAACGATGACCAGCGACCGACTGGGACGGGTGGCGCCGTGGCAACGCGTGCATTTGATCGATGCATCTGTGTTTCCTACCGTCCCGGCGATGACATTCACCCTGACGATCATGGCGAACGCTCACCGCATCGCCTGCGAAACGATGGAGCTAGCAGCGTGA